A stretch of the Mesorhizobium huakuii genome encodes the following:
- a CDS encoding LysR substrate-binding domain-containing protein — MQTLDPDLLKTFLAFVDSGSLAQAASGVGRSPSAVTAQMQRLEEIVGEPLLAPQGRGRGLTPAGEDLVGHARRILAVHREAWLALKGARAAGRVAIGTTQDFADSGLPDLLRAFATSHPRVRIELRVGRSAELAQALQAGSLDLAIVMRQTAAPDEVGVLREPMIWLCSQKGLASRQEELPLALLDPYCGFREAALAALDAAGRRYRIAAGSASLAGLRTAVNAGVALTLRTPRFAHSGIVEAPRELGLPPVPMAEFAIRLRAGADASAGDLAALLSGNLALSQPVA, encoded by the coding sequence CAGCGGCTCGCTGGCGCAGGCGGCTTCCGGCGTCGGCCGTTCACCTTCGGCGGTGACCGCCCAGATGCAGCGGCTGGAGGAGATCGTCGGCGAGCCGCTGCTGGCGCCGCAGGGCAGGGGCCGCGGCCTGACCCCGGCCGGCGAGGACCTTGTCGGCCATGCTAGGCGCATCCTTGCCGTGCATCGCGAGGCGTGGCTGGCGCTGAAGGGGGCACGGGCTGCCGGGCGCGTCGCCATCGGCACGACGCAGGACTTCGCCGACAGTGGCCTGCCGGACCTGCTGCGTGCCTTCGCCACCAGCCATCCGCGCGTCAGGATCGAATTGCGGGTCGGCCGCTCGGCCGAACTGGCGCAGGCGCTGCAGGCCGGCAGCCTCGATCTGGCGATCGTCATGCGCCAGACGGCGGCGCCGGATGAGGTCGGCGTCTTGCGCGAGCCGATGATCTGGCTGTGTTCACAGAAGGGACTGGCCTCGCGGCAGGAAGAGCTGCCGCTGGCGCTGCTCGATCCCTATTGCGGGTTTCGCGAGGCCGCACTCGCAGCGCTCGATGCTGCCGGTCGCCGCTACCGCATCGCTGCCGGCAGTGCCAGCCTGGCCGGCTTGCGTACAGCCGTGAATGCCGGCGTTGCGCTGACCCTGCGAACCCCGCGCTTTGCCCATTCCGGCATTGTCGAAGCGCCGCGCGAGCTTGGCCTGCCGCCGGTTCCTATGGCCGAATTCGCGATCCGGCTGCGTGCTGGAGCCGATGCTTCCGCGGGCGATCTGGCGGCGCTGCTCAGCGGCAATCTGGCCCTGTCCCAGCCAGTTGCCTGA
- a CDS encoding DMT family transporter, with product MTDIPATTAETTERTLGIILVSSSAAVFGLTGVLTKSIHADPLTITCWRGFVGSILISLYVLWRRRRSGNRDTLRLGWRGWLLAVEGALASIAFISAFKFTYVANVAVIYATSPFIAALLAWVLVREPFRLQTMLAAAVSLCGVAIMVWSGFGTGNLFGDGLALLMTAGSALYMIMVRAFRDTPVVWAGAVSAFLLFIVGWFITDPLAVSARDAVLLVTFGASFALSSILWTEGARLIPAPESGLLGSAEVPFAILFAFLFLAEIPPVASMVGGVIVLGAVFAHAGRDWLAARSQKAASNIS from the coding sequence ATGACTGACATCCCAGCCACCACAGCCGAAACCACCGAGCGCACGCTCGGCATCATCCTGGTGTCGTCATCGGCCGCCGTGTTCGGCCTGACCGGCGTGCTGACGAAGTCGATCCATGCAGATCCGCTGACGATTACCTGCTGGCGCGGCTTTGTCGGTTCAATCCTGATCAGCCTCTATGTGCTCTGGCGCCGCCGCCGGTCGGGCAACCGCGACACGCTCCGCCTTGGCTGGCGCGGCTGGCTGCTGGCGGTGGAAGGCGCGCTGGCCAGCATCGCCTTCATCTCGGCGTTCAAATTCACCTACGTCGCCAATGTCGCGGTCATCTACGCAACGTCGCCCTTCATTGCCGCCCTGCTCGCTTGGGTGCTGGTGCGCGAGCCCTTCCGCCTGCAGACGATGCTCGCGGCCGCCGTATCGCTGTGCGGCGTGGCGATCATGGTCTGGTCGGGCTTCGGCACCGGCAATCTGTTCGGCGACGGGCTGGCGCTGCTGATGACGGCCGGCAGCGCGCTCTACATGATCATGGTGCGCGCCTTCCGCGACACGCCTGTGGTGTGGGCGGGCGCGGTTTCGGCCTTCCTGCTGTTCATTGTGGGCTGGTTCATCACCGATCCTTTGGCGGTTTCGGCAAGGGATGCTGTTCTGCTCGTCACCTTCGGCGCATCCTTCGCATTGTCGTCGATCCTGTGGACGGAAGGCGCGCGGCTCATCCCGGCGCCCGAATCCGGCCTGCTCGGCTCGGCGGAGGTGCCGTTCGCGATCCTGTTTGCCTTCCTGTTCCTGGCCGAGATCCCGCCTGTCGCCAGCATGGTCGGCGGCGTCATTGTGCTCGGCGCAGTGTTCGCCCATGCCGGCCGCGACTGGCTGGCGGCCCGCTCGCAGAAGGCAGCGTCAAATATTTCTTAA
- a CDS encoding DMT family transporter — protein sequence MADIAILETRERVFAGILLTGAAYLLFSTQDASIKLLVTGMTVWQIMFFRSITILSACAAIGGRQLFADTVRSPIVRPMLVRSAFTLAAWLCYYNAARSLQLAELTTVYYAAPIIVTVLSVFLLGEKVPMLRWLAVLIGFVGVFVACDPTHLGLSVPVLLVLAAALLWAIAIVLLRKTALAERSMIQLLLNNFYFLQFSAVPALLWWHTPDLTQLLLLASVGALGGLAQYLLFEGMKRTPASILAPLEYSSLLWAFALGFAIWGDVPRREVFLGAALIIAAGLLIVGGEHFRKRL from the coding sequence ATGGCCGACATCGCCATTCTCGAAACACGCGAAAGGGTTTTCGCTGGAATCCTGCTGACCGGTGCTGCCTATCTGCTGTTTTCGACGCAGGACGCCTCGATCAAACTGCTGGTGACCGGCATGACGGTCTGGCAGATCATGTTCTTCCGCAGCATCACCATTCTCAGCGCCTGCGCGGCGATCGGCGGGCGGCAACTGTTTGCCGACACGGTGCGCTCGCCGATCGTGCGGCCCATGCTGGTGCGCAGCGCTTTCACGCTTGCCGCCTGGCTCTGTTACTACAACGCCGCGCGCAGTCTGCAGCTCGCCGAACTGACCACCGTCTATTACGCGGCGCCGATCATCGTCACCGTGCTTTCGGTGTTCCTGCTCGGCGAAAAGGTGCCGATGCTGCGCTGGCTGGCGGTTCTGATCGGTTTTGTCGGGGTCTTCGTCGCCTGTGATCCGACCCATCTCGGCCTGTCGGTGCCGGTGCTGCTGGTGCTGGCGGCCGCTCTTTTGTGGGCTATCGCCATCGTGCTCCTGCGCAAGACAGCACTTGCCGAACGCTCGATGATCCAGCTGCTCCTCAACAATTTCTATTTCCTGCAGTTTTCGGCGGTGCCGGCGCTGTTGTGGTGGCATACGCCTGATCTGACCCAGTTGCTGCTTCTCGCCAGCGTCGGCGCGCTTGGCGGCCTGGCGCAATATCTTCTCTTCGAGGGCATGAAGCGAACGCCGGCATCGATCCTCGCCCCTCTCGAATACAGTTCGCTGCTGTGGGCGTTCGCGCTCGGCTTTGCGATCTGGGGCGACGTGCCGCGCCGCGAAGTGTTTCTCGGTGCCGCCCTGATCATCGCCGCCGGGCTGCTGATCGTCGGCGGCGAGCATTTCCGCAAGCGGCTGTGA
- a CDS encoding OsmC family protein — translation MDATELKAMQAPLKQAYRDDASQALITLRAKGSIDDQSVACKVETGRAIAIAGLHPATGGSGLELCSGDMLLEALVACAGVTLKAVATALEFKLGAATVEAEGDLDFRGTLGVAKDAPVGFRAIRLNFALDTDEPQERIDSLLKLTERYCVVFQTINQKPELTVSARR, via the coding sequence ATGGATGCAACCGAACTGAAGGCCATGCAGGCGCCGCTGAAGCAGGCTTACCGCGATGACGCCTCGCAGGCGCTGATCACGCTTCGCGCCAAAGGCTCGATCGACGACCAGTCGGTGGCCTGCAAGGTGGAGACGGGCAGGGCCATCGCGATCGCCGGTCTGCATCCGGCAACCGGCGGCTCGGGGCTCGAGCTCTGCTCCGGCGACATGCTGCTGGAAGCCCTGGTGGCCTGTGCCGGCGTGACATTGAAGGCGGTGGCGACGGCGCTCGAGTTCAAGCTCGGCGCTGCCACGGTGGAAGCCGAAGGCGATCTCGATTTTCGCGGCACGCTCGGTGTCGCCAAGGATGCGCCAGTCGGCTTTCGTGCCATCCGGCTCAATTTCGCTCTCGACACAGATGAGCCGCAGGAGCGCATCGATTCGCTGCTGAAGCTGACAGAGCGCTATTGCGTGGTGTTCCAGACCATCAACCAGAAGCCGGAGCTGACGGTGAGCGCCCGGCGTTGA
- a CDS encoding SDR family NAD(P)-dependent oxidoreductase: MTLDLTGRVAVVTGASRGIGYFIARELAAAGAHVIAVARTVGGLEELDDQIKAAGGQATLVPLDLADMAGIDRLGGAIHERWGKLDILVANAGVLGVISPIGHVEAKTFEKVMTINVTSTWRLIRSVDPLLRLSDAGRAIILSSNAAHSARAFWAPYAASKAAVETMMRSWAHETQSLPLRVNAADPGATRTAMRAQAVPGEDPETLPHPSEIAKRIVPLASPELKETGLIFQAKHNRFVAYRQPE, encoded by the coding sequence ATGACCCTCGACCTCACCGGCCGCGTTGCGGTCGTCACCGGCGCCTCGCGTGGCATCGGCTATTTCATCGCCAGGGAATTGGCCGCCGCCGGTGCGCATGTCATCGCGGTTGCACGCACCGTCGGTGGGCTGGAAGAACTCGACGACCAGATCAAGGCAGCGGGTGGCCAGGCGACGCTGGTGCCGCTCGATCTCGCCGACATGGCCGGCATCGACCGTCTGGGCGGCGCCATCCATGAGCGCTGGGGCAAGCTCGACATTCTCGTCGCCAATGCCGGCGTGCTCGGCGTCATCTCGCCGATCGGCCATGTCGAGGCAAAAACCTTCGAGAAGGTGATGACCATCAACGTCACCTCGACCTGGCGGCTGATCCGCTCGGTCGACCCGCTGCTCAGGCTTTCGGATGCCGGCCGCGCGATTATCTTGTCGTCCAACGCGGCGCATTCGGCGCGCGCCTTCTGGGCGCCTTATGCGGCCTCGAAAGCGGCGGTCGAGACCATGATGCGCTCGTGGGCGCATGAGACGCAAAGCCTGCCGCTGCGCGTCAATGCCGCCGACCCAGGCGCCACCCGCACCGCCATGCGGGCCCAGGCCGTGCCCGGCGAGGATCCGGAGACGCTGCCGCATCCTTCCGAGATCGCCAAGCGCATCGTGCCGCTCGCGAGCCCGGAGCTGAAAGAGACTGGACTGATCTTCCAGGCCAAGCACAATCGTTTTGTTGCCTACCGGCAACCGGAGTAG